Proteins from one Borreliella mayonii genomic window:
- a CDS encoding OspD family protein yields the protein MKKLIKILLSSLFLLLLISCSLDNEGVNSKDYESKKQSILGELNQLLEQTTNSLKEAKNTTDNLNASNEANKVVEAVINAVNLISSAADQVKGATKNMHDLVQMAEIDLEKIKESNDKAIVAANVAKEAYNLTKAAEQNMKKLYKEQEEQIKTLSDSDEIEQAKEAAEIAWKAIVKAKDELIDVENAVKEALDKIKAETANSTKLADIEEVAELVLQIAKNVKEIAQEVVTLLNT from the coding sequence ATGAAAAAATTAATAAAAATATTACTGTCAAGTTTATTTTTACTACTCTTAATATCTTGTTCTTTAGATAATGAAGGTGTAAATTCAAAAGATTACGAATCAAAAAAACAGAGTATATTGGGTGAATTAAATCAGTTATTGGAACAAACTACAAATTCACTAAAAGAAGCAAAAAATACAACAGATAATTTAAATGCATCAAATGAGGCAAATAAGGTTGTAGAAGCGGTTATAAATGCGGTTAATTTAATTTCATCTGCTGCAGATCAGGTAAAAGGTGCAACAAAAAATATGCATGATTTAGTTCAAATGGCAGAAATAGATTTAGAAAAAATAAAGGAATCTAATGATAAAGCAATAGTTGCGGCTAATGTTGCAAAAGAAGCATATAACCTTACTAAAGCAGCAGAACAAAATATGAAAAAACTGTATAAAGAGCAAGAAGAGCAAATAAAAACACTATCTGATTCTGATGAAATAGAACAAGCTAAAGAGGCTGCAGAAATAGCTTGGAAAGCTATAGTAAAAGCAAAAGATGAGTTAATTGATGTAGAAAATGCAGTCAAAGAGGCATTGGATAAAATAAAGGCAGAAACTGCTAACAGTACAAAACTTGCAGATATAGAAGAAGTAGCAGAGTTAGTATTACAAATAGCTAAGAATGTAAAGGAAATAGCGCAAGAAGTTGTGACCCTGTTAAATACTTAA
- a CDS encoding complement regulator-acquiring protein translates to MNRIIYLFLNYEIQKIEILKEMFEKLNKNSLKKFSTQSFLHQMALYSISTRQAFKKNIR, encoded by the coding sequence ATGAATAGAATAATTTACTTGTTTCTAAATTACGAAATACAAAAAATAGAGATATTAAAAGAAATGTTTGAAAAACTTAATAAAAATTCTCTGAAAAAATTTTCAACTCAAAGTTTTCTTCATCAAATGGCGCTATATTCAATTTCAACTAGACAAGCATTTAAAAAAAATATAAGATGA
- a CDS encoding P12 family lipoprotein, translated as MGYIDIAKQNIRSAALFLCKVNESLKEGIIKRLESENRLESENRLESENRPVSQLSRQALNKIENTLKSLESSYFKKGLTMRRKRIIKELIENAKNVLSKS; from the coding sequence ATGGGGTACATTGATATTGCAAAACAAAATATAAGATCTGCGGCTTTATTTTTATGTAAAGTTAATGAAAGTTTAAAAGAAGGCATCATTAAAAGATTGGAAAGTGAAAATAGATTGGAAAGTGAAAATAGATTGGAAAGTGAAAATAGGCCAGTATCACAACTATCTAGACAGGCTTTAAATAAAATAGAAAATACTTTAAAGAGCTTAGAAAGCTCTTATTTTAAAAAAGGTTTAACAATGAGGAGAAAGAGGATTATAAAAGAACTTATTGAAAATGCAAAAAATGTTTTAAGTAAGTCTTAA